A genomic window from Gossypium hirsutum isolate 1008001.06 chromosome D10, Gossypium_hirsutum_v2.1, whole genome shotgun sequence includes:
- the LOC107935317 gene encoding cucumisin, with the protein MAARTSPLAWLSLVIFTLSMFMSCSHGSSDNRKVYIVYMGSLPKGKVSTTSLHTSMLHEVLPGNTVGSDVLLYSYHRSFNGFAAKLTKDEAAKLRGKDGVVSVFLSQRKQLHTSRSWDFMGFNRKVKRSVIESDIIVGMLDTGIWPESQSFNDTGFGPIPRKWRGTCQSSTNFTCNNKIIGARYYRANGDYSPYDYRSPRDSEGHGTHTSSTAAGGLVSKASLYGLAKGTARGGVPSARIAVYKICWYDGCYDEDILAAFDDAIADGVDIISLSVGSIFWSDYFDDTIAIGAFHSMKNGILTSNSAGNSGPSPSSITNFSPWSLSVAASTIDRKFVTKVKLGNGVTYEGTSINTFDLKGKMYPFIAGAAAPNTSQGYTSEDSRYCGPGTLDETLVKGKIVFCDYDSNADGPVEAGAIGAVFQSGRHKDYAFAYGLPLSNLNLDDGRIVFDYVNTTENPTATIFKTNVEDNQFAPFVVSFSSRGPNPVTADILKPDLTAPGVDILAAWSEALPLTETEEDTRVVSYNIISGTSMSCPHATGAAAYVKSFHPTWSPAAIKSALMTTAFPMSSENNIEAEFAYGAGHINPALAARPGLIYDAGEIDYVKFLCGQGYSPKQIKLITESNTKCSEVMNEAVWDLNYPSFALSTTPGDSVTRVFHRTVTNVGSPVSTYKAVVNAPPGLIIQVQPSVLSFKSLGQKQSFTVTIGAQLGNSMVSGSLIWDDGVHQVRSPVVAYASLLE; encoded by the exons ATGGCAGCCCGAACTTCCCCTTTGGCATGGCTTTCACTTGTCATTTTCACTCTTTCCATGTTTATGTCGTGCAGCCATGGTTCCTCTGATAACAGGAAGGTTTACATTGTTTACATGGGGAGCCTGCCAAAGGGCAAGGTTTCAACTACAAGCCTTCACACCAGTATGCTTCATGAAGTTCTTCCCGG CAATACTGTTGGATCAGATGTTTTGCTCTACAGCTACCACAGGAGCTTCAATGGCTTCGCTGCAAAATTGACCAAAGATGAAGCAGCTAAACTGAGAG GAAAAGATGGGGTGGTATCAGTTTTTCTTAGCCAAAGAAAGCAACTTCATACATCAAGGTCATGGGACTTTATGGGATTCAACAGAAAAGTGAAAAGATCGGTTATCGAAAGCGATATCATAGTCGGAATGCTTGACACCGGGATTTGGCCGGAATCTCAAAGCTTTAATGATACTGGATTCGGTCCGATTCCGAGAAAATGGAGAGGAACATGCCAAAGCTCAACCAATTTCACTTGCAACAA CAAAATAATTGGAGCTAGATATTACCGAGCTAATGGAGATTACAGTCCGTACGACTATAGATCGCCGAGAGACTCCGAAGGTCACGGGACTCATACTTCATCGACGGCTGCTGGTGGATTAGTTAGCAAGGCGAGCTTATACGGGTTAGCCAAAGGAACGGCTCGTGGTGGGGTGCCATCGGCACGCATTGCGGTTTACAAGATTTGTTGGTACGATGGTTGCTATGACGAAGACATTCTTGCAGCGTTTGACGATGCAATAGCTGATGGCGTCGACATAATCTCGCTTTCTGTCGGGAGTATTTTCTGGTCAGATTATTTTGATGATACGATTGCTATCGGAGCTTTCCATTCGATGAAAAATGGTATCTTGACATCGAATTCTGCCGGTAATAGTGGTCCCAGTCCGTCGTCAATTACAAACTTTTCGCCTTGGTCTTTATCGGTGGCTGCAAGTACCATTGATAGAAAGTTTGTCACTAAGGTCAAGCTCGGCAATGGTGTGACCTATGAG GGAACCTCTATAAACACATTCGATCTGAAGGGAAAAATGTACCCTTTCATCGCCGGTGCAGCTGCTCCTAACACGTCGCAAGGTTATACATCCGAGGACTCAAG GTATTGCGGTCCGGGAACATTGGATGAAACCTTAGTGAAAGGAAAAATAGTTTTCTGCGATTACGACAGCAATGCTGATGGTCCAGTCGAAGCCGGTGCCATCGGTGCTGTGTTCCAGAGTGGCAGGCACAAGGATTATGCTTTCGCTTACGGTTTACCTCTTTCGAACTTGAACTTGGATGACGGAAGAATTGTTTTCGACTATGTCAACACAACAGA AAACCCAACTGCAACAATATTCAAGACAAATGTCGAAGATAATCAGTTCGCTCCATTCGTTGTTTCATTTTCATCAAGAGGGCCGAACCCTGTCACAGCAGACATCCTCAAG CCTGATCTTACAGCACCAGGGGTCGACATTTTAGCAGCATGGTCTGAAGCTCTCCCATTGACAGAAACCGAAGAAGATACAAGAGTTGTTTCCTACAACATTATTTCAGGCACATCCATGTCATGTCCCCATGCGACCGGTGCAGCCGCTTATGTTAAATCATTTCATCCAACATGGTCCCCTGCCGCCATCAAATCTGCTTTAATGACAACAGCTTTTCCAATGAGTTCCGAGAACAACATCGAAGCTGAGTTTGCATACGGTGCAGGCCATATAAACCCTGCACTAGCAGCCCGACCCGGATTGATATACGATGCTGGGGAGATTGATTATGTTAAATTCTTGTGTGGACAAGGATATAGTCCTAAACAAATCAAGCTCATAACCGAAAGTAACACCAAATGTTCAGAAGTAATGAATGAAGCTGTGTGGGATCTAAACTACCCTTCTTTCGCACTATCCACAACTCCCGGAGATTCGGTCACACGAGTCTTTCATCGGACAGTGACGAACGTTGGCTCGCCAGTGTCGACTTACAAGGCGGTTGTTAATGCTCCACCAGGACTCATAATTCAAGTTCAACCTAGTGTGCTTTCTTTCAAATCTCTTGGCCAAAAGCAATCTTTTACTGTGACCATCGGAGCACAACTCGGGAACTCTATGGTCTCCGGTTCTTTGATTTGGGACGACGGAGTGCATCAAGTGAGGAGCCCTGTCGTGGCTTATGCTTCCTTACTcgaatga
- the LOC107935313 gene encoding cucumisin encodes MAAQTSPLARLSLIIFTLSMFMWCSYGSSDKRQVYIVYMGNLPKGKVSTTSLHTSMLHEVLPSSTVGSEVLLYSYHRSFNGFAAKLTKDEAAKLREKDGVVSVFRSQKKQLHTTRSWDFMGFNKKVKRSIIESDIIVGMLDTGIWPESQSFNDTGLGPIPIKWKGTCQSSANFTCNRKIIGAKYYRANGDISPYDYKSPRDSEGHGTHTSSTAAGGLVSKASLYGLAKGTARGGVPSARIAVYKICWSDGCYDEDILAAFDDAIADGVDIISLSVGSFFSSEYFDDTIAIGAFHSMKNGVLTSNSAGNSGPILSSITNFSPWSLSVAASTIDRKFITKVKLGNGKIYEGTSINTFDLMGKMYPFIAGAAAPNTSQGYTSEDSRFCGPGTLNETLVKGKIVFCDYDSDGTGPAQAGAIGAVFQSGGYKDYVFPYSLPLSNLNLDDGRNVLNYVNTTENPTATIFKTNVEDDQFAPFVVSFSSRGPNPATPDILKPDVTAPGVDILAAWSEVVPLTETKDDTRIVPYNIISGTSMSCPHATGAAAYVKSFHPTWSPAAIKSALMTTAFPMSSKNNLEAEFAYGAGHINPAQAAQPGLVYDAGEIDYVKFLCGQGYTPKQLKLITESNFTCSEETNGAVWDLNYPSFTLSSTPGNSITRVFHRTVTNVGSPVSTYKAVVNAPPGLIIQVQPSVLSFKSIGQKLTFIVTVGAEIGNSMISGSLIWDDGVNQVRSPIVAYASLVE; translated from the exons ATGGCAGCCCAAACCTCCCCTTTGGCAAGGCTTTCGCTTATTATTTTCACACTTTCCATGTTTATGTGGTGCAGCTATGGTTCCTCTGATAAAAGACAAGTTTACATTGTTTACATGGGGAACCTGCCAAAGGGCAAGGTTTCAACTACAAGCCTTCACACCAGTATGCTTCATGAAGTTCTTCCCAG CAGTACAGTTGGATCAGAAGTTTTGCTCTACAGCTACCACAGGAGCTTCAATGGATTTGCTGCCAAATTGACCAAAGATGAAGCAGCTAAACTGAGAG aaaaagatggGGTGGTATCAGTTTTCCGTAGCCAAAAGAAGCAGCTTCACACAACAAGGTCATGGGACTTTATGGGATTCAACAAAAAGGTGAAAAGATCAATTATCGAAAGCGACATTATCGTCGGAATGCTTGATACTGGGATTTGGCCAGAATCTCAAAGCTTTAACGACACCGGACTCGGTCCGATTCCGATAAAATGGAAAGGCACCTGCCAAAGCTCAGCCAATTTCACTTGCAATAG GAAAATAATTGGAGCTAAGTATTATCGAGCTAATGGAGATATCAGTCCATACGATTACAAATCCCCGAGAGATTCCGAAGGTCACGGGACACATACTTCATCAACAGCTGCTGGTGGCTTAGTTAGCAAGGCAAGCTTATACGGGTTAGCCAAAGGGACAGCTCGTGGTGGGGTGCCATCAGCTCGCATAGCAGTTTACAAGATTTGTTGGTCCGATGGTTGTTATGATGAAGACATTCTCGCAGCGTTTGACGATGCGATAGCCGATGGCGTTGACATAATCTCCCTTTCTGTTGGGAGTTTCTTCTCATCGGAGTATTTTGATGATACGATTGCTATCGGAGCTTTCCATTCGATGAAAAATGGTGTCTTGACATCGAATTCTGCCGGTAATAGTGGTCCTATTCTGTCATCAATTACAAACTTTTCGCCTTGGTCTTTATCAGTAGCTGCTAGTACCATTGATAGAAAGTTTATCACTAAGGTCAAGCTCGGAAATGGCAAGATCTATGAG GGAACCTCCATAAACACATTTGATCTAATGGGAAAAATGTACCCGTTTATCGCCGGTGCAGCTGCTCCGAACACATCTCAAGGTTATACATCCGAGGATTCAAG GTTTTGCGGTCCAGGAACATTGAACGAAACCTTAGTGAAAGGCAAAATTGTTTTCTGCGACTATGATAGCGACGGTACAGGTCCGGCCCAAGCCGGTGCCATCGGTGCAGTGTTTCAAAGTGGCGGATACAAAGATTATGTTTTTCCTTATAGTTTACCTCTTTCGAACTTAAACTTGGATGATGGAAGGAATGTTTTAAATTACGTGAACACAACAGA AAACCCCACCGCAACAATATTCAAGACTAATGTTGAAGATGATCAATTCGCTCCGTTCGTTGTATCGTTTTCATCACGAGGTCCTAACCCTGCTACACCAGACATCCTTAAG CCTGATGTTACAGCACCTGGGGTTGACATTTTAGCAGCATGGTCTGAAGTTGTCCCATTGACAGAAACCAAAGATGATACAAGAATTGTTCCTTACAACATCATTTCAGGCACATCCATGTCATGTCCCCATGCAACTGGTGCAGCCGCTTATGTTAAATCATTTCATCCAACATGGTCCCCTGCTGCCATTAAATCTGCCCTAATGACAACAGCTTTTCCAATGAGTTCCAAGAACAACCTCGAAGCCGAATTCGCATACGGTGCAGGTCATATAAACCCTGCACAAGCAGCCCAACCAGGATTGGTATACGATGCCGGCGAGATTGATTATGTTAAATTTTTGTGTGGACAAGGATATACCCCTAAACAACTCAAGCTCATAACCGAAAGCAACTTCACTTGTTCCGAAGAAACAAACGGAGCGGTGTGGGATCTAAATTATCCTTCTTTCACATTATCTTCAACTCCCGGAAATTCAATCACTCGAGTCTTTCACCGGACAGTGACGAACGTTGGGTCGCCAGTGTCAACTTACAAGGCGGTCGTTAATGCTCCACCGGGTCTCATAATTCAGGTTCAACCAAGTGTACTTTCTTTCAAATCTATTGGCCAAAAGCTAACGTTTATTGTGACAGTGGGAGCTGAAATTGGAAATTCAATGATCTCTGGTTCATTGATTTGGGATGATGGAGTGAATCAAGTGAGGAGCCCCATTGTTGCGTATGCTTCCTTAGTGGAATGA